Proteins encoded in a region of the Raphanus sativus cultivar WK10039 unplaced genomic scaffold, ASM80110v3 Scaffold0556, whole genome shotgun sequence genome:
- the LOC108830834 gene encoding pentatricopeptide repeat-containing protein At5g64320, mitochondrial-like produces MLARSKLALHLSRRRRSHSLPIHSRHCSVGGGDDDDKDGSLPRNIPSDSPNEWEKLLKPYDLDSLKNSYPKITPSQLCNLLELPLDVPTSLSLFSWTGSQKGYRHSFDAYQTLIRKLGSESEFETIDTLLLQMKREGLCFKESIFISIMRDYGRSGFPGQTTRLLLEMRNVFSCEPTFRSYNVVLEILVSSGCYKVAANVFDDMLSRRIPPTLFTFGVVMKALCAVNEIDSALSLLRDMTRHGCVPNSVIYQTLIHSLSKCSRVNEALQLLEEMLLMGCVPDAETFNDVILCLCKFDRINEAAKMVNRMLMRGFAPDDITYGYLMNGLCKIGRVDAAKDLFSRVPKPNIVIFNTLFHGFVTHGRLDDAKSLLSDSHGLVPDVYTFNSLIYGYLKKGLVGLALEVFREMRDRGCKPNVFSYTIFFDGFCKLGRIDEAFGVLNDMSADGLKLNTAGYNCLISTLCKEHRVAEAIDVFKEMPRKGCKPDAYTFNTMISGLCEVDEIEHALWLHRDMISEGVVANTVTYNTLIKAFLRRGEIKEARKLVNEMVFQGSPLDEITYNGLIDGLCRAGEVDKARSLFEKMLRDGVAPSNVSCNILINGLCRNGKVEEAVEFQREMVHRGTTPDIVTFNSLINGLCRAGRIGDGVAMFKKLRDEGISPDTVTYNTLMSWLCKGGFVEDACFLLEEGVEEGFVPNCRTWSILLRSLVPQGTLDRHRLYDVVL; encoded by the coding sequence ATGCTTGCGAGATCAAAGCTTGCTCTACATctgagcagaagaagaagatcacacTCTCTCCCCATACACTCCCGTCACTGTAGCGTCGGCGGCggcgatgatgatgataaagatGGCTCCTTACCGAGAAACATCCCCTCCGATTCACCAAACGAATGGGAGAAGCTTCTCAAACCCTACGACCTCGACTCGCTCAAGAACTCATACCCAAAAATCACACCTTCACAGCTCTGCAACCTCCTCGAGCTCCCTCTCGACGTCCCCACCTCACTATCGCTCTTCTCGTGGACAGGTTCTCAGAAGGGCTACCGACACTCCTTCGACGCGTACCAAACCCTAATCCGCAAGCTCGGATCCGAATCCGAGTTCGAAACGATCGATACACTCCTCCTCCAGATGAAACGAGAAGGACTCTGTTTTAAAGAATCGATTTTTATCTCCATCATGAGAGATTACGGCAGATCAGGCTTCCCCGGACAGACCACGAGGCTTCTCCTGGAGATGAGGAACGTCTTCTCCTGCGAACCCACGTTCAGATCTTACAACGTCGTCCTAGAGATTCTCGTTTCCAGCGGTTGTTACAAAGTTGCAGCTAACGTGTTCGACGATATGCTCAGCAGAAGAATCCCACCGACGCTGTTCACTTTTGGTGTTGTTATGAAAGCTTTATGCGCTGTTAACGAGATTGATTCGGCGTTGTCTTTGCTTAGAGACATGACGAGACACGGCTGTGTTCCGAACTCGGTGATTTACCAGACTCTTATACACTCGTTGTCCAAGTGTAGTAGAGTGAACGAAGCGCTTCAGCTTCTTGAGGAGATGCTTCTGATGGGTTGTGTGCCTGACGCTGAGACTTTCAACGATGTTATACTCTGTCTTTGTAAGTTCGATAGGATTAACGAAGCTGCGAAGATGGTGAATAGGATGTTGATGAGAGGGTTTGCTCCTGATGATATAACCTATGGTTACTTGATGAATGGATTGTGTAAGATAGGGAGGGTCGATGCTGCGAAGGATCTGTTTAGCCGAGTTCCGAAACCGAATATTGTGATCTTCAACACTCTTTTTCACGGGTTTGTGACGCACGGAAGGCTTGATGATGCTAAATCTCTTTTGTCTGACTCTCATGGTCTTGTTCCTGATGTCTACACGTTTAACTCGTTGATCTATGGATACTTGAAGAAGGGTCTTGTAGGTTTAGCTTTAGAGGTTTTTCGTGAGATGAGGGATAGAGGATGCAAGCCTAACGTCTTTTCTTATACTATCTTCTTTGATGGTTTCTGCAAATTAGGAAGGATAGATGAAGCCTTCGGTGTTCTGAATGATATGTCTGCTGATGGGTTGAAACTCAACACTGCTGGTTACAACTGTTTGATATCTACTTTGTGTAAAGAACATCGAGTCGCTGAAGCTATTGATGTTTTTAAAGAGATGCCGAGGAAAGGGTGTAAGCCTGATGCGTATACGTTCAATACGATGATATCTGGACTCTGCGAGGTCGATGAGATTGAACATGCTTTGTGGTTGCATAGAGACATGATATCAGAAGGTGTTGTTGCCAACACTGTTACGTACAACACGCTGATCAAGGCCTTTCTCAGAAGAGGCGAGATCAAAGAAGCTCGTAAGCTGGTCAATGAGATGGTTTTCCAGGGATCCCCTCTTGACGAGATAACCTACAATGGTTTGATAGATGGTCTGTGCAGAGCTGGGGAGGTTGATAAGGCGAGGAGCTTGTTCGAGAAGATGTTGAGAGACGGGGTTGCACCGAGCAATGTCTCATGCAACATACTTATAAACGGGCTGTGCAGAAACGGGAAGGTGGAAGAAGCGGTTGAGTTTCAGAGAGAAATGGTTCACAGAGGAACCACGCCGGACATTGTGACGTTTAACAGTTTGATAAACGGTCTGTGCAGGGCTGGGAGGATCGGAGATGGTGTGGCGATGTTTAAGAAGCTTCGGGATGAAGGTATATCGCCTGATACGGTGACGTATAACACTCTGATGAGTTGGTTGTGCAAAGGAGGTTTTGTTGAGGATGCTTGTTTTCTTCTGGAGGAAGGTGTTGAAGAAGGGTTTGTTCCGAATTGTAGAACTTGGTCTATTTTGCTGAGGAGTCTTGTCCCTCAAGGAACATTAGATAGACATAGATTGTATGATGTAGTTCTTTGA